Genomic DNA from Sphingomonas hankookensis:
TGGTGAGCATCCCCAGCACCAGCGCCGAGCGTTCGCCCCGCGCGATCCCCGGCCAGACCCGCGCGACCTCGATCGCCGCAGACTCGTTATGTGCGCCGTCCAGCCACACGCCATGGCGCGGATCGACCCGCCCGGTCAGCGGCCCGCCCGGCCGCAGCCGCTGCATCCGCGCCGGCCAGTGCGCCGCGCGCCCACCGGCAACGATCGCCGCATCGGGCACGTGCACCGCCGACTGATGCCGCAGCATCGCCGTTGCCAGCGCCAGATTGTCACGCTGGTGCCGCCCTGCCAGCGCCGGTTCGGGCAGATCGAGGCCACCGGCCGCATCGCGATACCGCCCGCCCTCGACGTCCCATCCATCGCCCCGCGCGACCAGCACGCCCCCGGCCACCGCAACCGTCTCAGCCACCCGCGCCGCGATCTCGGGTGGATAGGCAAGCGTCACGATCGGCACGCCCGGCTTGGCGATCCCGGCTTTCTCGCCGGCGATCCCGACCAGCGACGACCCGAGGAACGCCTCATGATCGATCCCCAATGCGGCGATTCCGCAGGCGGCCGGGGCAGGGAGGACGTTGGTCGCGTCCAGCCGTCCGCCTAAGCCCACCTCGATCACGCACGCGTCGGCCGGCGTCCGCGCGAACGCAACGAACGCGGCGGCGGTGGTGATCTCGAAAAAGCTGGCTCCGATCCCCTCGGCCACGTCCAGCACTTCGCGCAAGAGGTCGGCCAATGCCGTATCGTCGATCAGCGTGCCTGCCAGCCGGATGCGTTCGTTGAACCGCACCAGATGCGGGCTGGCATAGACATGGACCCTGAGCCCCGCCGCCTCCAGCGCCGCGCGCAGATAGGCGCAGGTCGATCCCTTGCCATTGGTGCCGGCGACATGGAACACCGGCGGCAGCCGCATATGCGGGTCGCCCAGCCGGCCCAGCAGCCGAGTGATCCGGTCGAGGCCGAGAATGTCGGCCCCCGGCGACAGGGTGACCAGCCGGTCGAACTGCGCTTGTACGGCGGGGTCGGCAGATATCGCGAAATCGGGCATCTCAAAATCCTCCCCGCTACGCGGGGAGGGGGACCATGCGAAGCATGGTGGAGGGGGCTGGCCATCTCCACAACGGTTGCGTTTCGCCGCGATCCCCCTCCACCACCGCTATGCGGCGGTCCCCCTCCCCGCGGAGCGGGGAGGAACTGGCTGTCAGGCCGCTTCCTTGCGCCCCAGAAACTCGATCAGCTGCGCCAGCTCGCCCGGCAGATCGCGGCGATGCGTCACGCGGTCGATCAGGCCATGGTCGCGATAATATTCCGACGTCTGGAAATCGTCGGGCAGCTTCTCGCGGATCGTGCTCTCGATCACGCGTCGTCCGGTGAACGCCAGCGTCGCCTTCGGCTCGGCGATCTGCACGTCGCCCAGCATCGCATAGGCTGCCATGACCCCGCCCGAGGTCGGATCGGTCAGTACGACCAGATAGGGCAGGCCGGCATCGTGCAGCATCTCGATCGCAACGGTCGTACGCGGCATCTGCATCAGGCTGAGGATACCCTCCTGCATCCGCGCCCCGCCGCTGGCGGTGAAGACGATATAGGGCACGCCGCGCGCGATCGCCGCCTCCACGCCCGCAATGAACGCCTCGCCGACATACTGACCCATCGACCCGCCCATGAACGCGAAATTCTGCACGCCGATCACGCAGCCCTTGCCCTGGATCGTGCCATAGGCGTTGCGATACGCGTCCTGCTCGCCGGTATCGGTCCGCGCGGTCTTCAGCCGGTCGACATAGCGCTTGCTGTCGCGGAACTTCAGCGGGTCCTCGGCGACCTTCGGGTTCGGCAGGATCTCGACGCTGCCGGCATCGAACAGCTGTTCGAACCGCTCCTTCGGCCCTATGCGGCCGTGATGGTCGCATTTCGGGCAGACGTGCAGATTTTCTTCCCATTCCTTGGTGAAGATCATCTGCCCGCATCCCTTGCACTTGTGCCAGAGATGGTCGGGCGTTTCCTTGCGCGCGACGAAGGGGAGGGCGTTACGGACGCGGTTGAGCCAGCTCATGCGGGTTCCCTGCTCGCGGCGGCAACGGCCGAGGCGAGGCTTTCGATATAGGTGCGGACGGGTTCGGCGGCTTGCGTGCCATGCTCGGCGACGATCTCGACGATTGCCGATCCCACGACGACGCCGTCGGCCACGCGGGCGATATTGGCGGCCTGTTCGGGCGTACGCACGCCGAACCCGACCGCGATCGGCAGGTCGGTCGCGGCCTTCAACCGGGCGACCGCCTCGTCGATCGACGTCTGCACCGCCTGCTGCTTGCCGGTGAT
This window encodes:
- a CDS encoding bifunctional folylpolyglutamate synthase/dihydrofolate synthase; its protein translation is MPDFAISADPAVQAQFDRLVTLSPGADILGLDRITRLLGRLGDPHMRLPPVFHVAGTNGKGSTCAYLRAALEAAGLRVHVYASPHLVRFNERIRLAGTLIDDTALADLLREVLDVAEGIGASFFEITTAAAFVAFARTPADACVIEVGLGGRLDATNVLPAPAACGIAALGIDHEAFLGSSLVGIAGEKAGIAKPGVPIVTLAYPPEIAARVAETVAVAGGVLVARGDGWDVEGGRYRDAAGGLDLPEPALAGRHQRDNLALATAMLRHQSAVHVPDAAIVAGGRAAHWPARMQRLRPGGPLTGRVDPRHGVWLDGAHNESAAIEVARVWPGIARGERSALVLGMLTNKDAGAVLRHLAEVVDHVVAVPVPGHAHHAPADLAKVARGLGLTADVATDPAAALDLLARSEPEAVLIAGSLYLAGTVLAANDEVPV
- the accD gene encoding acetyl-CoA carboxylase, carboxyltransferase subunit beta, which produces MSWLNRVRNALPFVARKETPDHLWHKCKGCGQMIFTKEWEENLHVCPKCDHHGRIGPKERFEQLFDAGSVEILPNPKVAEDPLKFRDSKRYVDRLKTARTDTGEQDAYRNAYGTIQGKGCVIGVQNFAFMGGSMGQYVGEAFIAGVEAAIARGVPYIVFTASGGARMQEGILSLMQMPRTTVAIEMLHDAGLPYLVVLTDPTSGGVMAAYAMLGDVQIAEPKATLAFTGRRVIESTIREKLPDDFQTSEYYRDHGLIDRVTHRRDLPGELAQLIEFLGRKEAA